Proteins encoded by one window of Halobacteriovorax sp. GB3:
- a CDS encoding YggT family protein, protein MIRALIDLYILILFVDVILSYIPQYRRTVWGLKVKQVSDFTCAPIRRILPQHDLPFDFSPLIVILGLKLIEALW, encoded by the coding sequence TTGATTCGCGCTTTAATTGATCTATATATTCTCATTCTCTTTGTCGATGTTATCTTAAGCTACATTCCACAATATAGAAGAACAGTGTGGGGACTTAAAGTTAAGCAAGTTTCAGACTTCACATGCGCTCCAATTCGCAGGATTCTCCCGCAACACGATCTGCCTTTTGATTTCTCTCCGCTAATTGTCATCTTAGGACTAAAGTTGATTGAAGCTCTTTGGTAA
- a CDS encoding YhjD/YihY/BrkB family envelope integrity protein yields the protein MGMQKIKSFIFLYMKSYELFHEKRGANLAAASTFFLLITLVPLGLLSFKLVGLLLGDVQEVMDESFVIITRFFPDVLPEFIVKIKQAISRPLMASSGITLLNIFFLALSTFSLFNSIWSGLYLITENKGHISLKKAIKDLFVIGFTVSFLGTTLFIPTLLKLIKGFLTDARLMAMTFEILPKGDVLLSLWLKGNSLFFSLFESDLFYFTLLVAYVTVLFHWFFNRLLIWKDSLFCALSFVVSLSLLKSLFWIYFKYARIGLIQNYGDFYTVVFGVMWLYFAMCCFYFSLCLCEVFVKKDVKRG from the coding sequence ATGGGAATGCAAAAAATCAAATCATTTATTTTTCTTTACATGAAAAGTTATGAACTCTTTCATGAAAAAAGAGGAGCTAATCTCGCTGCAGCGAGTACGTTCTTTCTTTTAATAACACTGGTTCCCTTGGGTCTTTTGTCGTTTAAATTAGTAGGACTTCTCCTCGGAGATGTTCAAGAAGTCATGGATGAGAGTTTTGTGATTATAACGAGATTCTTTCCCGACGTTCTACCTGAATTCATTGTTAAAATTAAGCAGGCCATCTCGCGACCGCTTATGGCGAGTTCCGGAATCACATTACTGAATATATTCTTTTTGGCCCTCTCTACTTTCTCTCTTTTTAATTCCATATGGAGTGGACTCTATCTTATTACAGAAAATAAAGGCCATATCTCTTTAAAGAAGGCCATAAAGGATCTCTTTGTTATTGGTTTTACTGTAAGCTTCTTAGGGACCACGCTTTTTATTCCAACCTTGTTAAAGCTTATAAAAGGTTTTTTAACGGATGCAAGGTTAATGGCAATGACCTTTGAGATCCTGCCAAAAGGTGATGTGCTTTTAAGTTTATGGCTCAAAGGAAATAGTCTTTTCTTTTCTCTATTTGAAAGTGATCTGTTCTATTTCACTCTTCTTGTTGCTTATGTGACAGTTCTCTTTCATTGGTTTTTTAATCGATTACTTATTTGGAAAGACTCCCTCTTTTGCGCTCTTTCGTTTGTTGTTTCTCTATCGCTTTTAAAGAGTTTGTTTTGGATCTATTTTAAATATGCACGAATTGGCCTCATTCAAAACTATGGGGACTTTTATACGGTCGTTTTTGGCGTGATGTGGCTTTATTTTGCAATGTGTTGTTTCTATTTTAGCCTCTGTCTATGTGAAGTCTTTGTAAAAAAAGACGTCAAGAGGGGTTAA
- a CDS encoding DUF3015 family protein → MKKFIFAISLLFSIQTFADSSVGCGLGSMIWKKSSIISALFRMTTNHSFSSQLFGITTGTSGCSRHSIVKNEMAPVYYAEANMENLRLEMAMGHGEYLDGFAATLGCPVSVQNEFNAMTKENYQSIFNKKTNSPIQMIGNIKEVMKSNDVLKTTCTQNLI, encoded by the coding sequence ATGAAGAAGTTTATTTTCGCAATTTCACTATTATTTTCCATTCAAACATTCGCTGATAGCAGTGTTGGTTGTGGTCTAGGATCAATGATCTGGAAAAAGAGTTCGATCATCTCTGCACTCTTTCGAATGACAACAAACCATTCATTTTCTTCACAGCTTTTTGGGATCACAACTGGAACAAGTGGTTGTTCTCGTCACAGTATCGTAAAAAATGAAATGGCCCCAGTTTATTATGCTGAGGCAAATATGGAAAACCTTCGCCTCGAAATGGCAATGGGCCATGGAGAATACTTAGATGGCTTTGCTGCCACTCTCGGTTGCCCAGTGAGTGTTCAAAATGAATTCAATGCAATGACAAAAGAAAATTACCAATCTATCTTTAATAAGAAAACAAATTCTCCAATCCAAATGATTGGTAATATAAAAGAAGTAATGAAAAGTAATGACGTTCTTAAAACGACTTGTACTCAAAATCTTATTTAA
- a CDS encoding DNA polymerase II, producing MQGFILTAAYEDRAQGHLLKYFGISDQGPFCVIIDQNSPVFFIEREAKFSRLSVSYERKSVGLKSFRGQAVDALYFKTQRDLFTARDELQRLGVRSYEADVRAEERYLMERFVNGSVQIDGPSKVEEGMITFLNPKLSKTEYRPRFHICSLDIETSFGNDLYSIGVHYKGPKGEYKHVHMVGEDFEKRDENLTIYPGEAEVLKAFYDEFIAIDPDIIIGWHIIGFDFKFLERKFSQYGLRFNIGRKKSKCQITEKKGAGWFCNMDGRVVVDGPPALRAAFYQFENFKLETVAKELLGVGKDISSAGSDKVEEIERRFHEDKAGLAKYNLLDCTLVHDIYEKTGLLNLIVTRTLLSGLLMDRIGVSTAAFDYFMLPKIHRKGFVANNVIDIQREGHAAGGHVLEPKEGLHENIIVFDFKSLYPSIIRTFKIDPYSRIMAQVNTIETPTGHQFSKTEHILPHFISILFNKRAEAKMIGDQYLSQAIKILMNSFYGVMGSGGSRFYHADLPTAITGTGQWILKKAIVYLEDRGYEVVYGDTDSVFVKIVMSDTSKMEEKSSVIAKGLNEYFQDLLLKEYGVHSELEIEYEKHYRKLYLPPARSGEGGAKKRYAGLIINKNGEREIKFAGMEFVRSDWTKLAKRFQYGLYQTLFGGEEVKDYIQDFIKVVKDKVELNELIYTKRLTKDASEYIKSVPPHVKAAKILLEKDPGRSIRRISYVITRRGPMPVELGPTDIDFQHYIDKQLRPIAEDVLRLKDINFDDLVMGDQLTLF from the coding sequence ATGCAAGGTTTCATCTTAACAGCAGCTTACGAAGATAGAGCGCAAGGACATCTCCTCAAGTATTTCGGAATTTCAGATCAGGGGCCTTTTTGCGTCATAATTGATCAAAATTCTCCAGTCTTTTTTATTGAAAGAGAGGCCAAGTTTTCAAGGTTGTCTGTTTCTTATGAAAGAAAGTCGGTGGGACTTAAAAGTTTTCGCGGACAAGCTGTTGATGCTCTCTATTTTAAAACTCAAAGAGATCTCTTCACAGCTCGAGATGAGCTTCAGCGCTTAGGTGTCCGTTCGTATGAAGCTGATGTACGCGCTGAAGAGCGCTATTTGATGGAACGATTTGTGAATGGTTCTGTGCAAATTGATGGCCCTTCTAAAGTTGAAGAGGGCATGATCACTTTTTTAAATCCTAAGCTTTCAAAAACAGAGTATCGACCACGCTTTCATATTTGCTCTTTGGATATTGAAACTTCATTTGGCAATGATCTCTATTCCATTGGTGTTCATTATAAAGGTCCTAAGGGCGAATATAAACATGTTCATATGGTGGGAGAGGATTTTGAAAAGAGAGATGAAAATCTAACGATCTATCCAGGGGAAGCTGAAGTTCTAAAGGCCTTTTATGATGAATTCATAGCGATTGATCCCGATATCATTATTGGTTGGCACATCATTGGATTTGACTTTAAGTTCTTAGAGAGGAAATTCAGTCAGTATGGTCTTCGCTTTAATATTGGTCGAAAGAAGTCAAAATGTCAGATTACAGAAAAAAAAGGAGCGGGATGGTTTTGCAACATGGATGGACGTGTTGTTGTGGATGGACCTCCGGCCCTAAGAGCTGCCTTTTATCAATTTGAAAACTTTAAACTAGAAACTGTTGCAAAAGAACTTCTTGGAGTAGGTAAAGATATTTCAAGTGCGGGAAGCGATAAAGTCGAAGAGATTGAAAGACGTTTCCATGAAGATAAAGCGGGCCTTGCAAAATATAATCTTCTCGACTGTACACTTGTTCACGATATTTATGAAAAGACAGGTCTTTTAAATTTAATCGTAACAAGAACTCTCTTGAGTGGCCTATTAATGGATCGTATTGGTGTTTCTACTGCCGCCTTTGATTATTTCATGCTGCCTAAAATCCATCGTAAGGGCTTTGTTGCTAACAATGTGATTGATATTCAAAGAGAGGGGCATGCGGCCGGTGGGCACGTTCTTGAACCCAAAGAAGGACTGCACGAAAATATTATCGTTTTTGACTTTAAAAGCCTTTATCCTTCAATTATTCGCACTTTTAAAATTGATCCTTACTCAAGAATCATGGCCCAAGTTAATACAATTGAAACTCCTACTGGACATCAATTTTCAAAGACTGAACATATTCTTCCTCATTTTATTTCGATTCTTTTTAATAAGAGGGCCGAAGCAAAAATGATAGGGGACCAATATCTTTCTCAGGCCATTAAGATTCTTATGAATTCTTTTTATGGTGTCATGGGCTCTGGTGGCTCTCGTTTTTATCACGCCGACCTTCCTACTGCTATTACTGGAACAGGACAGTGGATTTTAAAAAAAGCGATCGTTTATTTAGAAGATCGTGGCTATGAAGTTGTTTATGGAGATACCGATAGTGTCTTTGTAAAAATTGTTATGAGTGATACAAGTAAGATGGAAGAGAAATCTAGTGTTATCGCTAAAGGCCTTAACGAGTATTTTCAAGACTTACTTTTAAAAGAGTATGGTGTTCATTCTGAATTAGAAATTGAATACGAAAAACATTATCGCAAGCTCTACCTTCCTCCTGCCAGAAGTGGTGAAGGAGGGGCCAAAAAACGCTACGCTGGTCTTATCATAAATAAAAACGGCGAGAGAGAAATCAAATTTGCCGGAATGGAATTTGTGCGCTCTGATTGGACAAAATTAGCCAAGCGTTTTCAATATGGACTTTATCAAACTCTCTTTGGAGGAGAGGAGGTTAAAGACTATATTCAAGATTTTATCAAAGTTGTTAAAGACAAAGTTGAACTCAACGAATTAATTTACACGAAGAGGCTAACAAAAGATGCCTCTGAATATATTAAGTCTGTTCCTCCTCATGTGAAGGCGGCCAAAATACTTCTTGAAAAAGACCCTGGCAGAAGTATTCGTAGGATTAGTTATGTGATAACGAGAAGAGGGCCTATGCCTGTTGAACTTGGGCCCACTGATATTGATTTTCAACACTATATTGATAAACAACTTCGACCAATTGCTGAAGATGTATTACGATTGAAAGATATTAATTTTGACGACTTGGTTATGGGTGACCAGTTGACGTTGTTTTAG
- a CDS encoding Lnb N-terminal periplasmic domain-containing protein yields MASTLMGASFAFDTQSFSQSKTWLRLLQYEKVSTGYESRIDAPSFFLAKNGKTNPLKELEATISAFKENKIYQGNIEQPIKCAFAARYRLLKDHLNLSPQEKCDDYFFWKNGLDASSLSLIFASSYPNNPASIFGHTFMRINSHKSKKAKRKRDILDYGLNYAATTGSDGGIEFAIFGVFGLYEGHFSMAPYYIKVNEYNNYESRDLFEYELKLTQKQVELFIDMIWEIESNGFSHYYFFDENCSFQLLALMEALFPEKSFLKNLPFYVSPIDTVKVLIDEKIAIYKTHRPSLRSEFLNRFNQLTISQKNELDSLLKGDQSNYSITSLDTALYYYKYKSFKEKHLLKKEDKALYQSLLDLRSKESGHYNVTIKEDSLPHFAHGPQKFSFGYLNRFDENFLTINFRLGWHDELDPDLGHIPFSRLELLKISTILNENQFKLDRFTLIDVLSIEPSNHQLTPSYAWKISHEKTFLAQRRETFIELGPGVAFESLSGSMRFFSLIKTKLSLSEELKNNHDLRLIPNIGLIIKGSLNASIEALIQRSLTKRKQINEGPLLKLSLSLPLKGQQLRLKTLYALEEREHEIELNFSFSY; encoded by the coding sequence TTGGCCTCCACTTTAATGGGGGCCTCTTTTGCTTTTGATACTCAATCTTTCTCACAATCAAAAACTTGGCTTCGACTCTTACAGTATGAAAAAGTCTCCACTGGTTATGAAAGCCGAATCGATGCTCCAAGCTTCTTTCTAGCAAAAAATGGAAAAACAAATCCTCTAAAAGAACTTGAGGCAACAATAAGTGCCTTTAAAGAGAATAAAATCTACCAAGGAAATATTGAACAACCAATAAAGTGTGCCTTCGCAGCACGCTATCGCCTTTTAAAAGATCATCTCAACCTCTCCCCTCAAGAAAAATGCGATGATTACTTCTTTTGGAAAAATGGATTGGATGCAAGCTCCCTCTCTCTTATCTTCGCCTCGAGCTATCCCAATAATCCCGCCAGTATTTTTGGACACACTTTTATGAGAATCAACTCTCACAAATCGAAGAAGGCTAAAAGAAAAAGAGATATACTCGATTATGGACTAAATTATGCAGCGACAACGGGAAGTGATGGAGGAATTGAATTTGCCATCTTTGGAGTTTTTGGTCTCTATGAAGGACACTTTTCCATGGCCCCCTACTACATCAAAGTAAATGAATATAATAACTATGAAAGCCGTGATCTCTTTGAATACGAATTAAAATTAACTCAAAAACAAGTCGAGTTATTTATCGATATGATTTGGGAAATTGAGAGCAATGGTTTTTCTCATTATTATTTCTTTGATGAAAATTGTTCTTTTCAACTACTCGCTTTAATGGAGGCCCTTTTCCCAGAAAAGAGCTTTCTAAAAAACCTTCCTTTTTACGTCTCACCAATCGATACGGTAAAAGTCTTAATTGATGAGAAGATTGCAATTTATAAAACACATCGCCCTTCTTTGAGAAGTGAATTTTTAAATCGCTTCAATCAGTTAACTATCTCCCAAAAAAATGAACTCGATTCTCTTCTAAAAGGAGATCAATCGAACTATTCAATTACTTCTCTAGATACGGCACTTTACTACTATAAGTACAAAAGTTTTAAAGAGAAACATCTGTTAAAAAAAGAAGACAAAGCACTCTATCAATCATTACTAGATTTGCGATCAAAAGAATCTGGACACTACAATGTAACGATCAAAGAGGACTCGCTTCCCCATTTTGCCCATGGTCCTCAAAAGTTTAGTTTTGGATATTTAAATCGATTCGATGAGAACTTTTTGACGATTAATTTTCGACTAGGATGGCATGACGAACTCGATCCCGACCTAGGTCATATTCCCTTTTCAAGACTAGAACTTTTAAAAATCTCTACAATCCTCAATGAGAATCAATTTAAACTCGACCGCTTTACACTTATCGATGTTCTTTCAATAGAGCCAAGTAATCATCAATTGACCCCTTCATACGCCTGGAAGATTTCCCACGAAAAAACATTTCTGGCCCAAAGAAGAGAGACATTTATAGAACTAGGTCCAGGAGTTGCATTTGAATCCTTATCAGGCTCCATGCGCTTTTTTTCTTTAATTAAAACAAAGCTCAGTTTAAGCGAGGAACTTAAAAATAATCACGACCTGCGCCTGATCCCAAATATCGGACTCATCATAAAAGGCTCACTCAACGCTTCCATCGAAGCACTGATTCAAAGGTCCCTAACCAAAAGAAAGCAAATTAATGAAGGTCCACTTTTAAAACTTAGCTTATCTCTTCCACTAAAAGGCCAGCAGTTGCGCCTAAAAACCTTATACGCACTCGAAGAAAGAGAACATGAAATTGAGCTAAACTTTTCTTTCAGTTATTAA